A window from Natronorubrum aibiense encodes these proteins:
- a CDS encoding SRPBCC family protein: MYVTDKAEIVIDASSEEIWEYVTDPVHWTASNPEEHYGLEYDTPDNRPREGATFHQAEEVAGMYADLHGRFQYIDHPNVAVWTGTAYYPLLRGFVTVRIPEGGTIRLEETEDGTRMSHTVWMDFPNNRRGRALKWVFTTALNGKAKLYDHTTKELVFFKDRIESSASEKPKSPGTSS; encoded by the coding sequence ATGTACGTCACCGACAAAGCCGAAATCGTCATCGACGCATCGTCCGAGGAGATCTGGGAGTACGTAACCGACCCAGTCCATTGGACGGCGTCGAACCCCGAAGAACACTATGGGCTCGAATACGACACGCCTGATAACCGTCCCCGAGAGGGCGCAACGTTCCACCAGGCCGAAGAGGTCGCCGGGATGTACGCCGACCTGCATGGCCGATTCCAGTATATTGACCATCCCAACGTGGCGGTCTGGACGGGGACGGCGTACTACCCGCTCCTTCGAGGATTCGTCACCGTTCGGATTCCCGAAGGAGGCACCATTCGACTCGAAGAGACTGAAGACGGGACTCGGATGTCACACACCGTCTGGATGGACTTCCCGAATAACCGACGGGGACGGGCGCTGAAATGGGTGTTCACGACCGCTCTCAATGGGAAGGCGAAACTCTACGATCACACGACCAAGGAACTCGTCTTCTTCAAGGACCGCATCGAATCGTCGGCATCTGAAAAACCGAAGTCGCCGGGGACGAGTTCGTAG